In Rissa tridactyla isolate bRisTri1 chromosome 2, bRisTri1.patW.cur.20221130, whole genome shotgun sequence, a single window of DNA contains:
- the RIPK2 gene encoding receptor-interacting serine/threonine-protein kinase 2 isoform X2: protein MGIALACVPWRSCMASESGWLTSKGDRNHLLKEAEILHKARFSYILPILGICNEPEFLGIVTEYMTNGSLNQLLHGKDVYPDLPWCLRFRILYEIALGVNYLHNMNPPLLHHDLKTQNILLDDEFHVKIADFGMSKWRVISMSQSRSETSLPEGGTIIYMPPEDYNPSQKTRASVKHDIYSYAIIMWEVMSRKQPFEEVINPLQIMYSVSQGQRLDLSKESLSMDIPHRVLIIRLIGSGWAQNPDERPSFLKCLIDLEPALRTFDEIAMLEAVILLKRSKSLYESRCIYKSGKITDVEQISLNIPLNPQEETSSGFIQCDALPLRSISPDMSRLKSVPKCNILSSDGNSEVLQSLSSQSTDENISVTQSAKLLLHPYSRFPSSEKTISDASNSASCVLRSSPIPSDFVLETIQHNVAHQWIQSKREEIIDQMTEACLNQSLDALLSRFLLMKEDYELISTKPTRTSKVRQLLDTSDSQGEEFARIIIQKLKDNKQLGLQPYPDIVSNSLRLHL from the exons ATGGGCATAGCCCTGGCTTGTGTGCCCTGGCGCAGCTGTATGGCTTCTGAATCGGGCTGGCTCACATCCAAAGG tgaTAGAAACCACCTTCTAAAAGAAGCAGAGATATTACACAAAGCCAGGTTTAGTTACATTCTGCCAATTTTGGGAATTTGCAACGAGCCTGAATTTCTGGGGATAGTAACAGAATACATGACAAATGGGTCATTAAACCAGCTTTTACATGGG AAGGATGTTTATCCTGACCTTCCTTGGTGCCTGAGATTCCGCATTCTTTATGAAATTGCTTTGGGAGTAAACTATTTGCACAACATGAATCCTCCATTGCTGCACCATGACTTGAAAACCCAGAATATTTTACTGGATGATGAGTTTCATGTCAAG ATTGCAGATTTTGGCATGTCGAAATGGCGTGTCATATCCATGTCGCAATCACGAAGTGAAACCTCTTTGCCAGAAGGAGGGACAATTATCTACATGCCACCTGAAGATTACAATCCCAGTCAGAAAACCCGTGCAAGTGTAAAACACGATATCTACAG TTATGCAATTATTATGTGGGAAGTGATGTCAAGGAAACAGCCATTTGAAG AAGTTATAAACCCCTTGCAGATAATGTACAGTGTGTCACAAGGACAGCGACTAGATTTAAGCAAAGAAAGTTTATCAATGGACATTCCACATCGAGTGCTCATCATAAGATTGATAGGAAGTGGCTGGGCACAAAACCCGGATGAAAGACCATCGTTCTTAA AATGCTTAATAGACCTTGAGCCAGCCCTGCGAACATTTGATGAAATAGCTATGCTGGAAGCAGTAATTCTGTTAAAGAGATCAAAG TCACTGTATGAATCGCGATGTATTTACAAGAGTGGAAAGATAACAGATGTGGAGCAGATATCTCTAAATATACCTCTGAATCCCCAAGAg GAAACATCTTCTGGCTTCATACAATGTGATGCACTTCCCCTTCGGAGCATCTCTCCAGATATGTCAAGACTCAAGTCTGTTCCCAAGTGTAATATCCTCTCATCAG atggAAATTCTGAGGTTCTGCAGTCTCTCAGTAGTCAGAGCACGGATGAAAATATCTCTGTAACTCAGAGCGCCAAACTTCTTTTGCATCCATACAGCCGTTTTCCCTCATCTGAGAAGACTATTTCCGATGCCTCGAATTCTGCATCATGTGTGCTGCGATCATCACCGATTCCTTCAG attttgttttggaaaccatACAACATAATGTAGCTCATCAATGGATCcaaagtaaaagagaagaaattattgATCAGATGACTGAAGCATGTTTGAATCAGTCACTGGATGCTCTGCTATCAAGATTTTTACTCATGAAAGAAGACTATGAACTTATAAGCACCAAACCTACAAGGACATCAAAAGTCCGACAACTCCTTGATACCTCCGATAGCCAAGGAGAGGAATTTGCCAGAATTATAATACAAAAGCTGAAAGATAACAAGCAGCTAGGACTTCAACCTTATCCAGACATTGTATCTAATTCTCTAAGACTGCATCTTTAA